The following nucleotide sequence is from Aedes aegypti strain LVP_AGWG chromosome 3, AaegL5.0 Primary Assembly, whole genome shotgun sequence.
tattaacatttataTATATCCGGGCGCTacacatcacctccaagttagttctaataccctacgttatatgaaatatggtggcgcgtcgatcgtcgcaagtttatcgttaaacagtcaattgccctttcagttttgaatatcgccctattaacCGAAACCAAATCtttggccgaaactggttctggtagcctatattgaccaacgaaaTTTTCAtatcgaaaaaatggttttagctcagttccGATATTATCAGAGGGATATTATACATTCTAATATGTTAATTAGAGCACAATCTCAATCAAATCCTACTTGGTTTAGAATAGAAACTTTTACCGTGTACTAAACTCTAAGTACAAATTTCTTATCGTGTACTTCACCCAGCAGCCATAATTTTGTAGCTACGTGAGCTATATTTTGTACTAGTAGACACTAGAGGGCCGCATAATGAAAAGGCTTCCACTCTAATAAATTTGTGATCAATTCCATCTTAGGCCTTTtcaaagatttataaatttgaGGCTGATTATCGCCAAAAATGACCCTTTTAGAAAACCATGCACCCTCTCGTGAAGCATTttgattattcaacaaattttgtatgagctgtaacacggcaaggacacccacccatctCCTTCagcgaaaatttgaaatttgagaatggGCCATAAGACGTTTAtctcaaaacataagaaatataaatcttcttctttctggcgttacgtcccaactgggacaaagcctgcgagcacttccacagttaactgagagctttctttgccgattgaccatttttacatgtgtatatcgtgtggcaggtacgaagatactctatgccccgggaatcgagaaaaaaaattttacgaaaagatcctcaacatggttatgctgaatagctgcgcgtttaataccgctacggctatctgggccccaagaaaaaaaaatatttatttaaaatataagtaaaaaaatatttattatccCTCTCACAGTTTAACTTCGGTAGCAGACACGATAGTGGAGTTGAAACACGATGGCGGCATGGTTTCAGTGAGAATTGCTTTTATATAAAAACACGTATAAACCGAATGGCGTCAAGTTCaaacttatttttgtaatacaaatgataatttgattcaaaatattttattgttacaaaaatatttaaaaatacatGTACAAAATTTGCGAACATTTTTTCTGCACTATCTATGTTTGTATCGTTGGTCTGCtctaccaaaatatgaaaatttcttcactACATATACCACAATTTACATTCTAGGCTTTTTATGTATAcaatatctataaaaaaaaatccatataaAATCACACAATTGTAACATCCTACACTTGTAACCCTATCTCAATAATGCACCCCTCTTACATCCTAAGAATAGTACCGCCGCACTTCATCCAGCAGTTGCTCGATGCTGGTCTCATCGATCGGAATGAATCTCTTCGAGTTACGACTAAAGTAATAAATGTCACCCGTATAAATGTCGAACCACAGGGCGTGGATGTGCAGATCGTGCGATTCGAGCCGTTTCTTCAGGAACCCGTACGAAGCCACGTTTTCGATCTGCTGCAGCGTGTTCACTTGGGATAGTTTATCCTCCAAGGCGAACTGATTCTCCGGATCGATGTAGGCAACAAACTTGCGCAGCGGCGTTTCCGAAGAGAATATCAACGGTTTGTCCAGCCCGACCTGCCGAAGGTTCTGGAACTTTTCCAAACTGGTGTTGGCATGCTCGCAAAGCCACGCCCGAAGCGGAGATATCCGACGGTTTTTCTGTAAGAAATGAAGTACGATTCATTCTGAACTAGTTCATGAACAACGTTAACTCATTGGAAACTTACTCTCGATGAAAATTCCGGATCCCTCAACTGGTACAGCAGATTCATGGCTTTGCAGTCGCTGTGGCCACATACGATGATATGTTTGATGTTGTTCACAACACAGCCCAGTTCTAGACCAGCCGGTTCACAGCTGAAGTACTCGTCCTGGAAGTGCTCGGCATGTGGCACCAAGTTGCCGGCGTTACGTATCACAAACATGTCTCCCACGTGGGTATCCGTGTATCGGGTGGGGATCATACGGCTGTCCATGCAAGTGAAGAATACCGCTTTGGGCTgtaaataaaagaagaaaaatacttGTTCTAAttctttataagtatcattccaaccattacattcatttcttatatcttggtGTTTTGTGTTACACTAGCATCCTAATTTCGTAGAAcgaaattaagcttttattaacattttgttaacaacatattacatttcatttgccgcagcagttcagattttttacaagtgagtttatttcacctgcttataagagaaaaaaaaacgttttcaatttacttaccCTAATTTAACCTAAATACGCattagaagattgcaacgatttttgtctaaaattattaaatattttatttgacatttccaacgtttcaacattggatactccatgtaactcattggtactataccagggaggaagcttcagaatcattttaaaattttatttagaatcctctgcagagctttcttcgtggtattacaacagctagtccatattggtacagcatacaacatggctggcctgaaaatgtgtttgaagatcaaaagcttgttcttaagacaaagttttgtttttttattaataaggggatagagacattttacaaatttcttaCATTTGgattgaatgccctcaatgtgattttcgaAAGTTAAATTCTGCTCTACCATGagctctagatacttaacttcatctgaccaatttattggaacccctcttatcgtgacaacatgtctacttgaaggttccaAATaatgagcttttggtttatgtgggaatattattagttgagttttggaagt
It contains:
- the LOC5566885 gene encoding beta carbonic anhydrase 1; translation: MERILRGVMRYRNTTREQMVKEFKQVRDNPQPKAVFFTCMDSRMIPTRYTDTHVGDMFVIRNAGNLVPHAEHFQDEYFSCEPAGLELGCVVNNIKHIIVCGHSDCKAMNLLYQLRDPEFSSRKNRRISPLRAWLCEHANTSLEKFQNLRQVGLDKPLIFSSETPLRKFVAYIDPENQFALEDKLSQVNTLQQIENVASYGFLKKRLESHDLHIHALWFDIYTGDIYYFSRNSKRFIPIDETSIEQLLDEVRRYYS